A window of Kocuria sp. TGY1127_2 genomic DNA:
TATCCGACCAGGATGTCAGCCTCTACGATGACCACCAGTTCAAGATCAGAGACTAGGTCCTCTCATCGCCAGGGCCCGATCATCGCATTGATGACCGCGATCGCCGCTGCCCCCGCCGTCGAGCTCCTCAGCACATCCGTGCCCAGAACCGCGCACTGAGCCCCTGCCTCCTCGAGAGTCTGGACCTCGTGAGGGGATATCCCGCCTTCCGGACCGACGACTACGAAGATGCGGCCCGAACCGGCATCATTATTCGTCCTCTGGACCGAACCAAGGTAGTCCACGAGGCTCACCGCGGCTTCCTCATGAAGGACGACCATCCGGTCCCCCGGTTCCATGAGCCGGGAGACCTGGGAGGTGGACAACAATTCACCGACGTGAGGGACCAAAGAGCGCCTGGCCTGCTTGGCCGCCGCCGAAACCGTTTTGCCCCATTTCGCGTGAGCTTTCGCTGCACGGTCTGCTTTCCACCGCACAATGCTTCGCTCGGCCTGCCACGGGAAGATCGCGCTGGCGCCCAGTTCGGTGGCCATTTCGACCGCCATGAGGTCGCGGTCACCTTTGGCAAGTGCCTGGATCAACACGACCGAACTGGAGGGGTCTTGCACCGGCCCCGACTCGACGGACACGGCCAGACCATCCGGAATGATTTCTGTGACGACACCGCCGACGCGA
This region includes:
- a CDS encoding 16S rRNA (uracil(1498)-N(3))-methyltransferase; this translates as MTHPVFYVEPQHIESLAAGETYELVGSEGHHAKTVKRLGVGEPLDLVDGRGHRVGGVVTEIIPDGLAVSVESGPVQDPSSSVVLIQALAKGDRDLMAVEMATELGASAIFPWQAERSIVRWKADRAAKAHAKWGKTVSAAAKQARRSLVPHVGELLSTSQVSRLMEPGDRMVVLHEEAAVSLVDYLGSVQRTNNDAGSGRIFVVVGPEGGISPHEVQTLEEAGAQCAVLGTDVLRSSTAGAAAIAVINAMIGPWR